The Sporocytophaga myxococcoides DSM 11118 genome includes the window GTTTCAAACCTGTCAGCGTTAAACTATATAATGCAAGTCTAATACTTCACAAAAGTTCTGACTTTATATTTAGGATTTTGCTTGTATCAAAGTTAATAGTCAAAAACCCTTATCGTACTGGTTTTAGGTAAAAAAAGCTGAAGTTGACCAACTATAATAAGCCCCATTATCAATCTTTAATGAACTTGGTATTACTCTCACCAATTCTTAAGATATACTGTCCTACTGGCAATTTATCTACACTTAAGTGATTGTCATTAATGAAGCCTTTTTGCACGATGATCCCCATCATATTCAGGATAACATACGATCCATTGTCAGATACGTTTAGGCTGGATGAAGTGGGAACTGGTGCAATAGTAAGAGTTTTAGTTGCATTCACCTTCTTTTCTATAGATGATACAATGATGGATTCATTTCTGAATTCGTAGAATGTACCGTCTGATCTTCCCACTATCAAATCCTGATCTCCATCCTTGTCTAAATCAACAAAGGCAGGGGCTGCTCCATAATCGTGGTTGCTTTGGTTATAAAACTCAAAAGGGTTATCTATGCCTGACAAGAGCGTAAACCCGGTTTGGTCATTTCTATAGTAGTATAATTTGCCAAAAAAATCTCCCATAAGAATATCCATATCACCGTCCTTGTCAAGATCGGAGACCGCGACTGCACTTGAGTGGCTCCCTACTTTAAGCCCGTTAAAAGGATTGTCTACTCCGGTTTTCTTTGTGAAAGTCATATTATCATTTTCCAGATAAATGATATCTCCCTGTAAGTTACCACAGAGTACGTCCATGTCATTATCGTTGTCCCAATCGATAAACAAAGGTTTTGTTGCTTTGTCTAAAAATATACCATCAAAAGGGTTAGCATTGTCGGCTTGTTCTATAAACACACCATTTTCATTTTTAAAATACCTTGAAGTATAATCGTCATCTCCAGTCATCATATCTAAATCATCATCTCCATCCAAGTCGGCAAATGTTGCAGAACCGTTATTCGCCACAGTTATAGTACCAAAGGGATTGTTTTTACCTAGCATTTCGTAGTATACTCCGTCAATATTTTGGTAGTATTTAAAAGCTCCGTTCAGACTACCACTGATCATGTCTAAATCATTATCACCATCAATATCCGCAAAAGTCGGGGTTGACGTATTTATTGCATCAAAACCGTACAGTGGGTTTTCTCGAATGACGTGAACAAAGGTGCCGTTATCATTACGGAATAGTTCAAAATGGTTTGTTCCATTACCACTTATCAAGTCCATGTCTGAATCTCCATCGATGTCAAAAAAGAAAGGCGTAGAGAATGAGTTTACACTAAGATTAGAGAAAGGGTTTGCAGCATTCTCTGCTTTCTCGTAGGTTCCATTATTATTTAAAAATACATTAAACTTACCATCTTTATCACCACTGACTAAATCAAGATCTTTATCTCCGTCTACATCGTAAAATTCAGGAGAAGAGTATCCACTTACATAAATGTTTTCGAGAGGATTCTGT containing:
- a CDS encoding T9SS type A sorting domain-containing protein encodes the protein MASNSSFGQILFKEVSRKDRIIPLPIAVDRIGRLVAVDLDEDGDTDFVSGDVEGNLHFFKNTEGYFTEVIGEENILDTIDAGIFTSPAFVDADNDNDMDMVLGFGSSSSNTLKYYERIGNAYYYRTGDERPFFFGSMYHPEFVDLDGDGDLDMVTGEPSGSFEYAENEDGVFFQKAISGQNPLENIYVSGYSSPEFYDVDGDKDLDLVSGDKDGKFNVFLNNNGTYEKAENAANPFSNLSVNSFSTPFFFDIDGDSDMDLISGNGTNHFELFRNDNGTFVHVIRENPLYGFDAINTSTPTFADIDGDNDLDMISGSLNGAFKYYQNIDGVYYEMLGKNNPFGTITVANNGSATFADLDGDDDLDMMTGDDDYTSRYFKNENGVFIEQADNANPFDGIFLDKATKPLFIDWDNDNDMDVLCGNLQGDIIYLENDNMTFTKKTGVDNPFNGLKVGSHSSAVAVSDLDKDGDMDILMGDFFGKLYYYRNDQTGFTLLSGIDNPFEFYNQSNHDYGAAPAFVDLDKDGDQDLIVGRSDGTFYEFRNESIIVSSIEKKVNATKTLTIAPVPTSSSLNVSDNGSYVILNMMGIIVQKGFINDNHLSVDKLPVGQYILRIGESNTKFIKD